From the Nodularia sp. NIES-3585 genome, one window contains:
- a CDS encoding RpoD/SigA family RNA polymerase sigma factor — protein MYQTKQQSLKETMNIAELGTMEILETTVEHEDQSLELLEPVVELEPPIIENLESDERDGDDMAAARPSGYNKTEHDDAVGAFFKEMARYPLLKPDEEVELARRVRFLEEVREVQAALELELGQPTSKVQVASQLEMTEKQLESRLYQGRVAKRKMIRSNLRLVVSIAKRYLNRGVPFLDLIQEGAMGLNRATEKFDPDKGYKFSTYAYWWIRQAITRAIANDARTIRLPIHIVEKLNKLKKAQRELKQKLCRNPNEAEMAEALEISVQQLRQLQQLRRQALSLNHRVGKEEDTELMDLLEDEDNLSPEAKMNENMMRQEIWDVLGDVLTPREKDVISLRYGLTTSEPCTLEEVGNMFNLSRERVRQIQSKAMRKLRRPHIAKRLKGWLI, from the coding sequence ATGTACCAAACAAAGCAACAATCCCTAAAGGAAACTATGAACATTGCTGAATTGGGAACAATGGAAATACTGGAAACTACTGTCGAACATGAAGACCAATCGCTCGAACTTCTAGAACCAGTGGTGGAGTTAGAACCTCCAATCATCGAAAATCTAGAATCAGATGAGCGTGATGGCGACGACATGGCGGCAGCTCGGCCTTCAGGATACAATAAAACCGAGCATGATGATGCTGTAGGCGCGTTTTTTAAAGAAATGGCGCGTTATCCGTTGTTAAAACCCGACGAAGAGGTAGAGTTAGCACGGCGAGTCAGGTTTCTAGAGGAAGTTAGGGAAGTTCAAGCTGCTTTGGAATTAGAACTGGGACAGCCAACCAGTAAGGTACAAGTAGCATCCCAGCTAGAGATGACCGAGAAGCAATTAGAAAGTCGCTTGTATCAAGGTCGAGTCGCGAAACGCAAAATGATTCGCTCAAACCTGAGATTGGTGGTGTCAATCGCCAAGCGATACCTGAATCGGGGTGTACCTTTTCTGGATTTAATCCAGGAAGGTGCAATGGGTTTAAACCGCGCCACAGAAAAATTTGATCCAGATAAAGGTTATAAGTTTTCAACCTACGCCTACTGGTGGATTAGACAAGCGATTACGCGGGCGATCGCCAACGATGCGCGAACTATCCGTTTACCTATCCATATTGTTGAAAAACTTAACAAGCTTAAAAAAGCTCAACGGGAACTCAAGCAAAAACTCTGTCGCAATCCCAACGAAGCCGAAATGGCTGAAGCTTTGGAAATTAGCGTCCAACAACTGCGCCAATTACAACAGCTACGGCGACAAGCCCTTTCTCTGAATCACCGTGTAGGTAAAGAGGAAGACACAGAACTGATGGATTTGCTAGAAGATGAGGATAACTTATCTCCAGAAGCAAAAATGAACGAAAACATGATGCGTCAGGAGATTTGGGATGTCCTGGGTGATGTGCTAACTCCACGGGAAAAAGACGTGATTTCTTTGCGCTACGGTTTGACCACCAGCGAACCCTGTACCTTAGAAGAAGTGGGCAATATGTTTAATTTGTCCCGCGAACGAGTCCGACAAATTCAAAGCAAAGCCATGCGGAAACTGCGCCGTCCTCATATTGCCAAACGCTTAAAGGGTTGGTTAATTTAA
- a CDS encoding magnesium transporter: MYHSSIDSCEAVATGEEPPPLPLQQEIIFQETKDIFTDQQPAEVATAISQLPYGWQAEAFYKLPRHQAIAVYQSLNTIVQQHLREDFQKKDDLDFTDELSPDERIEIFELLYTPKAAQNAQPEENEDNSPLAIVKRRFGWLLILLIASTATTAVIKSQEHILQQVVVLASFIPLLIAYGGNVSTQTATVVVRALNSPKTQLKTLIQQVLYREMASGIILGAILGLLVIGEAMLLQDSPVVALVIGVSLFTISVLASFCGAMLPFFFQILGFDPALMSAPLGATLVDVAGILIYLQIARLFLHI; this comes from the coding sequence ATGTATCACTCATCAATAGACTCCTGTGAAGCAGTTGCAACAGGCGAAGAACCACCGCCGTTACCATTGCAACAAGAAATAATTTTCCAGGAGACTAAAGACATCTTCACTGACCAGCAACCAGCCGAAGTAGCCACAGCAATTTCACAACTTCCCTATGGTTGGCAAGCAGAAGCATTTTATAAGCTACCAAGACATCAAGCGATCGCAGTTTACCAATCTCTGAATACTATCGTGCAACAGCACCTGAGAGAGGATTTTCAGAAAAAAGATGATTTAGATTTTACCGACGAATTATCACCAGATGAGCGCATAGAAATATTTGAGTTGCTCTATACACCTAAAGCCGCTCAGAATGCACAGCCAGAGGAAAATGAAGACAACAGCCCTTTAGCAATTGTGAAACGGCGCTTCGGTTGGCTATTGATTCTGCTAATTGCTAGTACCGCCACTACAGCAGTGATTAAAAGTCAAGAACATATTTTGCAACAAGTCGTTGTACTTGCCAGCTTTATTCCCTTGCTGATTGCTTACGGTGGAAACGTCAGTACACAAACAGCCACAGTTGTAGTCCGGGCGTTGAATTCCCCGAAAACTCAGTTAAAAACTTTGATTCAGCAAGTTCTTTACCGAGAGATGGCTTCTGGCATTATTTTAGGAGCAATTCTCGGACTGCTGGTAATAGGTGAAGCAATGCTGTTGCAAGACAGTCCTGTTGTAGCCCTTGTGATTGGGGTGAGTTTGTTTACCATTTCGGTCTTAGCTAGTTTCTGTGGTGCAATGCTGCCATTTTTCTTCCAAATTCTCGGATTTGATCCGGCGTTAATGTCGGCTCCTTTAGGGGCTACCCTTGTGGATGTAGCAGGAATCCTGATCTACTTACAAATAGCGCGGTTGTTTTTACACATTTAG
- a CDS encoding GNAT family N-acetyltransferase → MTSRSDLILRLAEPADSNVLFDLIKGLAEYEKLSHAVTGNASTLKEHLFGSPKYVEAILAEYAGQAVGFALFFHNYSTFLTKPGIYLEDLFVLPEYRRQGIGKALLSKLAQIAMERNCGRLEWSVLDWNESAQAFYRSMGAAILDDWRICRVTEKGMSELANRE, encoded by the coding sequence ATGACCTCTCGCAGCGATTTGATTTTACGCTTGGCTGAACCAGCTGATAGCAACGTACTATTTGATTTAATTAAGGGGCTGGCTGAGTATGAAAAGTTATCTCATGCCGTTACTGGGAATGCTTCGACTCTCAAAGAGCATTTATTTGGCTCTCCAAAGTATGTTGAGGCAATATTAGCAGAATATGCAGGGCAAGCTGTTGGTTTTGCCCTGTTTTTTCATAATTATTCTACTTTCTTGACTAAGCCAGGAATTTATTTGGAAGATTTGTTTGTCTTGCCAGAATATCGCCGTCAAGGTATTGGTAAAGCTCTTTTGTCTAAATTAGCCCAAATAGCTATGGAACGCAATTGTGGACGCTTAGAGTGGAGTGTATTGGACTGGAATGAGTCGGCACAAGCATTTTATCGCAGTATGGGCGCTGCTATTTTAGATGATTGGCGAATTTGTCGCGTTACAGAAAAAGGGATGTCAGAGTTAGCAAATAGAGAGTGA
- the petJ gene encoding cytochrome c6 PetJ: MKRIISLLLLGITIFTFAFSSSALAADTVNGAKIFSANCAACHAGGKNLVQANKTLKKSDLEKYGLYSAEAIISQVTNGKNAMPAFKGRLKPDQIENVSAYVLEQADQGW, translated from the coding sequence ATGAAAAGAATAATTTCCTTGCTACTTTTAGGCATAACTATCTTCACCTTTGCCTTTAGTAGTTCAGCCTTAGCAGCAGATACAGTCAATGGAGCTAAAATATTTAGTGCTAATTGTGCTGCTTGTCATGCAGGTGGTAAAAACTTAGTTCAAGCTAATAAAACTTTGAAAAAGAGTGATTTAGAAAAATACGGTTTGTACTCAGCAGAGGCAATTATTAGTCAAGTGACAAATGGTAAAAATGCTATGCCTGCCTTTAAAGGTCGTTTAAAACCAGACCAGATTGAAAATGTATCTGCTTATGTACTAGAACAAGCTGATCAAGGTTGGTAG
- the priA gene encoding primosomal protein N', with protein sequence MYKSGINLLNLVVAEPGETYKTENVNRWVEVLVDCPETIGLFTYRLPSQLKIKPGDILSVPFRTQKVGAIAIRLLTELNIDLPPEKIKEVEDIVSEGFFPTTYWELLNRVAAYYYTPLIQVIRVALPPGLLGRSQRRIRLISNEEIKRQIASSLTFLTPTAQEILNLLQSQPAGDYSFVYLQQKVKTAYRGVRELLRFGLVESYLEPPRLNRPKRQKAVTLIGSVDSDLTTRQREILEVLRRRGGELWQSELLQICHASSSILKTMAQKGYIVIEDKEVLRTEQGLALAPDVPKTLNPHQANALSTIQALNGFAQVLLHGITGSGKTEVYLQAIAPLINQGKSALVLVPEIGLTPQLTDRFRARFGGKVSVYHSALSDGERYDTWRQMLTGEPQIVIGTRSAIFAPLPNLGLIILDEEHDSSFKQDSPIPTYHARTVAQWRAEVENCPLILGSATPSLESWVNLTNSPLPIPHSPLPTPHSPLPNYYISLPERINSRPLPPVELVDMRLELQQGNRSIFSRSLQAALQQLQEKQQQGILFIHRRGHSTFVSCRSCGYVMECPHCDVSLSYHQTEAGAPQLLRCHYCNYTRSHPPQCPECGSPYLKFFGSGTQRVAQELAKQFPQLSYIRFDSDTTRNKGAHRQLLTQFANGEAHLLVGTQMITKGLDLPQVTLVGVVSADGLLHLSDYRASERAFQTLTQVAGRAGRGDDPGRVIVQTYTPEHPVIGAVRQHDYQSFSQTELEERQALNYPPYGRLILLRLSSLDPIQVQNTAQIIATALSSSEGFDILGPAPANIVRVANRFRWQIMLKFNPDALPKLPDWESVRSLCPKSVSLTIDVDPLNIM encoded by the coding sequence ATGTATAAAAGTGGCATAAATTTACTGAATTTGGTAGTAGCTGAACCGGGAGAAACTTACAAAACTGAAAATGTAAATCGATGGGTTGAAGTGCTGGTAGACTGTCCAGAAACTATAGGATTATTTACTTATCGATTGCCAAGTCAGTTAAAAATCAAACCCGGTGATATTTTAAGTGTACCATTTCGCACTCAAAAAGTGGGAGCGATCGCCATTCGTTTATTGACAGAACTAAATATCGATCTACCACCTGAAAAAATCAAAGAAGTAGAGGATATAGTCAGCGAAGGTTTCTTCCCTACCACCTATTGGGAATTATTAAATCGAGTTGCTGCATATTACTATACGCCTTTAATTCAGGTGATCCGGGTGGCATTACCGCCGGGGTTACTGGGGCGATCGCAACGTCGGATTCGCTTAATCTCCAACGAAGAAATAAAAAGACAAATTGCCTCATCTTTAACTTTCCTTACTCCCACAGCCCAGGAAATTTTAAACCTTTTGCAATCTCAACCAGCGGGAGACTACAGCTTCGTCTACCTACAACAGAAAGTCAAAACCGCCTATAGAGGTGTGCGGGAGTTGTTGCGATTTGGGTTAGTAGAAAGTTATTTAGAACCACCGCGACTAAATCGCCCCAAGAGACAAAAAGCCGTTACCTTGATTGGTTCGGTTGACAGTGATTTAACAACTCGCCAACGAGAAATTTTGGAAGTATTGCGGCGACGTGGCGGAGAATTATGGCAGAGCGAACTATTGCAAATTTGTCATGCTAGCTCCTCTATCCTGAAGACGATGGCACAAAAGGGTTACATTGTCATCGAAGACAAAGAAGTGCTGCGAACAGAACAGGGATTAGCATTAGCCCCAGATGTCCCCAAAACTTTAAATCCTCATCAAGCAAATGCCTTAAGCACTATACAAGCCCTGAATGGATTTGCTCAAGTCTTGTTGCATGGGATTACAGGTTCAGGCAAAACAGAGGTATATTTACAAGCGATCGCACCTCTAATCAACCAAGGAAAATCCGCCCTAGTTTTAGTTCCAGAAATTGGACTCACGCCCCAGCTAACAGACCGTTTCCGCGCTCGTTTCGGCGGTAAAGTCAGCGTTTATCACAGCGCCCTTTCCGACGGCGAACGTTACGACACTTGGCGACAAATGCTCACCGGGGAACCGCAAATTGTCATCGGGACTCGTAGCGCCATTTTCGCGCCTTTACCCAATTTAGGTTTAATCATCTTAGACGAAGAACACGACAGCAGCTTTAAACAAGATTCGCCCATCCCCACCTACCACGCCCGCACCGTCGCCCAATGGCGAGCCGAAGTAGAAAACTGTCCTTTAATTCTCGGTTCCGCCACCCCTTCATTAGAAAGTTGGGTAAATCTCACCAACTCCCCACTCCCAATTCCCCACTCCCCACTCCCCACTCCCCACTCCCCACTCCCCAATTACTACATTTCCCTCCCCGAACGTATCAACTCCCGCCCATTACCACCGGTGGAATTAGTCGATATGCGGTTAGAGTTACAGCAGGGAAATCGTTCTATATTTAGTCGGTCGTTACAAGCCGCTTTACAGCAACTACAAGAAAAGCAACAACAGGGAATTTTATTTATTCATCGCCGGGGACACAGTACTTTTGTCTCTTGTCGTAGTTGTGGGTACGTGATGGAATGTCCTCATTGTGACGTGTCGTTATCCTATCACCAGACAGAAGCCGGAGCGCCGCAATTACTACGCTGTCATTACTGTAACTATACGCGATCGCATCCTCCCCAATGCCCCGAATGCGGTTCACCATACCTGAAATTCTTTGGTAGCGGGACTCAGCGCGTCGCCCAAGAATTAGCAAAACAGTTTCCCCAGTTGAGTTATATTCGTTTTGATAGCGATACCACCCGCAACAAAGGCGCACATCGTCAGTTACTGACTCAATTTGCTAACGGTGAAGCCCATTTATTAGTAGGAACACAAATGATCACCAAAGGGTTAGATTTACCCCAGGTGACACTTGTCGGTGTTGTTTCTGCTGATGGTTTGCTGCATTTATCAGACTATCGCGCCAGTGAGCGAGCATTTCAAACCCTCACGCAAGTAGCCGGTCGCGCTGGTAGAGGTGATGATCCCGGTCGAGTAATTGTGCAAACTTACACCCCAGAACATCCTGTAATTGGGGCGGTACGACAACATGATTATCAGTCTTTTTCCCAAACTGAATTAGAAGAACGCCAAGCGCTGAATTATCCTCCTTATGGAAGGTTAATTTTATTACGCTTGAGTAGTTTAGATCCCATTCAAGTCCAGAACACAGCCCAAATCATCGCCACAGCCTTAAGTTCTAGCGAAGGCTTTGATATTCTTGGCCCAGCCCCAGCTAATATTGTGCGGGTAGCTAACCGTTTTCGTTGGCAAATCATGCTCAAGTTTAATCCCGATGCTTTACCAAAATTACCTGATTGGGAGTCAGTGCGATCGCTTTGTCCTAAGTCTGTGAGTTTAACTATAGATGTAGACCCGTTAAACATCATGTGA
- a CDS encoding tetratricopeptide repeat protein, producing MTYFWRLFLSLVLALLLNCSTNNAYSLPILNTQVTANDFLSLGVDNMQRGNYQEAIENFNHALELQSDLALAYSDRCQAHLQLQDYHQAITDCNQAINLAPDNFETYLSRGLARYRQGDDPSAIADYNQAIALQPVDFRAYYNRGLARVGEGNYAAAIADYNLALTQIPPTTSSFLADIYNDRGLAHLVLQDSPAAILDFNRAIRLNDQDFRAYFNLGCADGRNGNNSAAIRNFSQVIKLNPSHAPAYLNRGIAQYRLGYHQSAIADLKKASDYFENQGKTIAHAQTLVLLRKLRQQLQFVTEIALL from the coding sequence ATGACTTATTTCTGGCGATTATTTCTCAGTTTAGTGCTGGCTTTGCTGTTAAATTGTTCAACTAATAATGCATATTCTTTACCTATTTTAAACACCCAAGTTACGGCAAATGACTTTTTAAGTTTGGGTGTAGATAATATGCAGCGTGGTAATTATCAAGAGGCGATAGAGAATTTTAACCACGCGCTAGAACTTCAGTCAGATTTGGCTTTAGCTTATAGCGATCGCTGTCAAGCTCACCTGCAATTACAAGATTACCACCAAGCGATTACAGATTGTAATCAAGCCATCAATTTAGCTCCAGATAACTTTGAAACCTATTTGAGCCGGGGACTAGCACGCTACAGACAAGGTGATGATCCATCTGCCATTGCTGATTATAACCAAGCGATCGCACTTCAGCCGGTTGATTTTCGTGCTTATTATAACCGAGGTTTAGCCCGTGTCGGTGAAGGAAATTATGCCGCCGCGATCGCTGACTACAATTTAGCCCTGACTCAAATTCCCCCCACCACAAGCTCATTTCTCGCCGATATCTACAATGACAGAGGTTTAGCTCACTTAGTCTTGCAAGACTCTCCAGCCGCTATCCTCGACTTTAATCGGGCAATTCGCCTCAATGACCAGGATTTTAGAGCTTACTTTAATCTCGGTTGTGCTGATGGCAGAAATGGCAATAATTCAGCTGCAATTCGCAATTTTTCCCAAGTCATAAAACTTAACCCCAGCCATGCCCCAGCTTACCTAAATCGAGGAATAGCTCAATATCGTTTAGGGTATCATCAAAGTGCGATCGCTGACCTGAAAAAGGCATCTGATTACTTTGAAAACCAAGGAAAAACCATTGCCCATGCACAAACTTTAGTTTTACTGCGTAAATTGCGGCAACAACTCCAATTTGTCACTGAAATAGCGCTTTTGTAA
- the kdpB gene encoding potassium-transporting ATPase subunit KdpB encodes MNVAPTSKSRFRSGDRQALKKTKLNPKKLYLRAIRDAFVKLNPRYAIKNPVMFLVWLGTLVTLVFTIDPNLFGTAQENNPQLFNGLLTAILFLTVWLANFAEALAEGRGKAQADVLRSAKSETIAKKLAADGTIFEVSSTNLRQSDTIYLVAGDIIPADGKVIMGVASVDESVIIGESVPILKESGSDVASSVIGGTRIISDELIVRITSDPDKGFIDQMITLLAGKERSKTPNEITLTTLLAVLSLICLLSVATLPAFAYYVESPVSVPILIALLVALIPTTIGGLLSAIGIAGMDRVAQFNIIATSGRAVEACGDVNTLILDKTGTITLGNRLAEEFTPINGHSLEEMAHIALAASVFDDTPEGKSIIRLAQSFGAQFDFDTNQAVGVEFSDATRMSGTNLSGGREARKGAVGAIREFIRQRNGQAPVELNAVYERISQQGGTPLAVCLDHEIYGVIYLKDIIKPGIRDRFEQLRRMGISTIMLTGDNLITASVIAHEAGVNDFIAEATPEEKVRVIHREQVAGKVVAMTGDGTNDAPALAKANVGVVMNTGTQAAKEAADIIDLDSDPTKLIDIVNIGKELLITRGVLTTFSLANNIGKCFAIIPFIFTAANLQSLNIMNLSSANSAVLSTLIYNALIIPALIPLALKGVQSKYLTANHLLQRHFLIYGLGGVIAPFVAIKFIDMLVAATGLG; translated from the coding sequence ATGAACGTTGCACCTACTTCTAAATCACGCTTTCGTTCTGGCGATCGCCAAGCCCTCAAAAAAACCAAGTTAAATCCCAAAAAACTCTATCTCAGAGCCATTAGAGATGCTTTTGTCAAGCTTAATCCCAGATATGCCATTAAAAATCCCGTCATGTTTTTGGTTTGGTTGGGAACACTTGTCACCCTAGTATTCACCATTGATCCCAACTTATTTGGTACAGCCCAAGAGAATAACCCGCAACTTTTTAACGGCTTATTAACAGCAATTTTATTTCTCACAGTTTGGCTGGCTAATTTTGCCGAAGCATTGGCTGAAGGACGGGGAAAAGCCCAAGCCGATGTCTTGCGATCCGCGAAGTCAGAGACAATCGCCAAAAAACTTGCTGCCGATGGCACAATTTTTGAAGTTTCTTCCACTAACCTCAGACAAAGTGACACCATCTATTTGGTAGCGGGTGATATTATTCCTGCTGATGGCAAAGTAATCATGGGTGTAGCCTCGGTAGATGAATCAGTAATTATTGGGGAATCGGTGCCAATCCTGAAAGAATCAGGTTCCGATGTTGCCAGTTCGGTAATCGGTGGTACGCGGATTATCTCTGATGAACTGATTGTTCGCATCACATCCGACCCAGATAAAGGGTTTATTGATCAGATGATTACTTTATTAGCAGGAAAAGAACGCAGCAAAACACCGAATGAAATTACCTTAACAACCTTACTAGCAGTTCTGAGCTTAATCTGTCTCTTGTCCGTGGCTACCTTGCCCGCATTTGCTTACTATGTCGAGAGTCCAGTCAGCGTACCAATTTTGATTGCTCTGTTGGTAGCACTGATTCCCACTACCATCGGCGGATTATTAAGTGCCATTGGTATTGCTGGCATGGATCGGGTTGCCCAATTTAACATCATTGCCACCTCTGGAAGAGCCGTGGAAGCCTGTGGCGATGTCAACACCCTCATTCTCGACAAAACAGGCACAATCACCCTTGGCAATCGCTTGGCAGAAGAGTTTACCCCCATTAATGGCCATTCATTAGAGGAAATGGCTCATATTGCTTTGGCAGCTAGTGTATTTGATGATACACCTGAAGGAAAATCAATTATCCGATTAGCCCAAAGCTTTGGCGCACAATTTGATTTTGACACCAACCAAGCAGTAGGAGTGGAATTTTCTGATGCAACTCGCATGAGTGGCACAAACTTGTCTGGGGGACGTGAAGCCCGTAAGGGTGCAGTCGGAGCAATTAGAGAATTCATCCGTCAGCGTAACGGACAAGCACCCGTAGAACTGAATGCTGTCTACGAAAGAATTTCACAACAAGGAGGAACACCCCTAGCAGTTTGTCTAGATCATGAAATTTATGGTGTGATTTATCTCAAAGACATCATTAAACCCGGTATCCGGGATCGTTTTGAGCAGTTACGCCGAATGGGTATCAGTACTATCATGCTCACTGGCGACAACCTGATTACTGCCTCTGTAATTGCCCACGAAGCAGGAGTGAATGACTTTATTGCTGAAGCTACACCAGAGGAGAAAGTCAGGGTGATTCACAGAGAACAGGTAGCAGGTAAAGTAGTAGCAATGACAGGAGACGGCACTAACGATGCTCCCGCACTAGCAAAGGCAAATGTTGGCGTTGTCATGAATACAGGTACTCAAGCTGCTAAAGAAGCAGCCGATATTATCGATTTGGACTCTGACCCCACAAAGCTGATTGATATTGTGAATATTGGTAAGGAATTACTGATTACCCGTGGGGTTTTGACTACATTTTCTCTTGCTAATAATATTGGTAAATGCTTTGCAATTATCCCATTCATCTTTACAGCCGCTAATCTGCAAAGTCTGAATATTATGAATTTGTCCAGCGCTAATTCTGCTGTACTATCGACACTAATTTATAATGCTTTGATTATTCCCGCTTTAATTCCTTTGGCTTTAAAAGGTGTGCAGTCAAAATACCTGACAGCAAATCACCTGCTACAACGCCATTTCTTGATTTATGGTTTGGGTGGGGTAATTGCACCATTTGTTGCTATTAAGTTCATAGATATGCTAGTTGCCGCTACAGGATTGGGCTAA
- the petJ gene encoding cytochrome c6 PetJ has protein sequence MQRLLILLFLTIFLLINNFTSPAMGFAPPLAIAAEINHGAEVFSVHCAGCHINGGNIIRRGKNLKKPALERYGMNTIEAITGIITNGKNNMSAYKDRLTTSEIQAVAAYVLEQAEIGWR, from the coding sequence GTGCAAAGACTATTAATATTGTTATTCTTGACAATTTTCCTATTAATCAATAATTTTACTTCGCCCGCGATGGGCTTTGCCCCGCCTTTGGCGATCGCAGCAGAAATAAATCATGGCGCAGAAGTTTTTAGCGTTCATTGTGCGGGGTGTCATATCAACGGTGGTAACATTATCCGCCGGGGTAAAAACTTGAAAAAGCCAGCCTTGGAAAGATATGGGATGAACACCATAGAGGCAATTACAGGTATAATTACTAATGGTAAAAATAATATGTCAGCCTACAAAGACCGCCTGACAACATCGGAAATTCAAGCAGTTGCGGCTTATGTCCTTGAACAAGCCGAAATAGGTTGGCGTTAG
- the kdpA gene encoding potassium-transporting ATPase subunit KdpA has translation MGQGFLQIGLTLCIVIAIVPVLGRYMARVFLGERTLLDPLMNPIERSFFFLAGVRSKDDLTGWQYIWAVLCSNLVIAVIVYLLIFYQRLLPWNPNNFNAPSWDILLHTVVSFVTNTGQQHYTGETTLSYFSQVAALGFLMFTSAATGLAVGIAFIRGLTGKKLGNFYVDLTRAITRILLPISVIGAIALVFCGVPQTLDPTLVVQTLEGRTQYIARGPVASFEMIKMLGDNGGGFFGVNSAHPFENPNGAANLIEMIAMIAIPASLIYTYGVFAENIKQAWLVFWMVFAVFVILIWLAVGGEQQGNPLVNGTLELELPNLEGKEIRFGWTQTALWAVVTTATMCGAVNGMHDSLMPQGLFSSLFNLFLRIIWGGQGTGTAYLFVYLILTVFLTGLLVGRTPEFLGRKIERREVILASVVLLIHPLVVLIPSAIALAYPVSLSGITNPGFHGISQVVYEYASAGANNGSSLQGLENNTLWWNLSTCLSMFAGRYIPMMTILLLAEGMSRKPTIPETFSTLKTDSLLFTTATAGLVLILGMLAFFPVLALGPIAEGFKLASGS, from the coding sequence ATGGGACAAGGTTTTTTGCAAATCGGCTTAACGCTGTGTATTGTTATAGCAATCGTTCCGGTTTTGGGAAGATACATGGCGAGGGTTTTTTTGGGAGAAAGAACACTGCTTGATCCTTTAATGAACCCAATAGAGCGTAGCTTCTTCTTTTTAGCAGGTGTTCGGAGTAAAGATGATTTAACGGGTTGGCAGTATATTTGGGCAGTACTGTGCAGCAACTTGGTCATAGCTGTTATTGTATACTTGCTAATATTTTATCAAAGACTACTACCCTGGAATCCCAATAACTTTAACGCGCCTAGCTGGGATATATTACTGCATACAGTTGTTTCATTTGTAACTAATACTGGACAGCAACACTACACTGGCGAAACGACCTTAAGTTATTTTAGTCAGGTAGCAGCTTTAGGTTTTTTGATGTTCACCTCAGCAGCCACAGGTTTAGCGGTAGGAATTGCCTTTATTCGCGGCTTGACAGGCAAAAAACTGGGTAACTTTTACGTGGATTTGACTCGCGCCATTACCAGGATTTTACTACCCATCTCAGTCATTGGTGCGATCGCCTTAGTTTTCTGCGGTGTACCGCAAACATTAGATCCAACCCTGGTTGTGCAAACTTTAGAAGGCAGAACTCAATATATTGCCAGAGGGCCAGTAGCGTCCTTTGAGATGATTAAAATGTTGGGTGATAACGGCGGCGGTTTTTTTGGCGTTAACTCAGCCCACCCTTTTGAAAATCCTAATGGCGCTGCTAATTTAATCGAAATGATTGCCATGATTGCCATACCAGCATCCTTAATTTATACCTACGGCGTATTTGCTGAAAATATCAAACAGGCTTGGCTGGTATTCTGGATGGTATTTGCAGTATTTGTGATTTTAATTTGGCTAGCAGTCGGCGGAGAACAACAAGGTAATCCCCTCGTGAATGGCACATTGGAATTAGAACTGCCTAATTTAGAGGGCAAAGAAATTCGATTTGGTTGGACACAAACAGCACTTTGGGCAGTGGTCACTACCGCCACCATGTGCGGTGCAGTCAACGGGATGCATGATTCCTTGATGCCACAAGGATTATTTTCCAGCTTATTCAACTTATTCCTTCGCATTATCTGGGGAGGTCAGGGAACAGGGACAGCGTACCTATTTGTTTACCTGATTCTGACTGTGTTCTTGACCGGGTTACTCGTGGGACGCACCCCAGAATTTTTAGGGCGCAAAATTGAACGGCGAGAAGTCATTCTTGCCAGTGTGGTGCTGCTGATTCATCCCCTTGTGGTTTTAATTCCCAGTGCCATTGCATTAGCTTATCCTGTTTCCCTCTCTGGAATTACTAACCCTGGATTTCACGGCATTTCCCAAGTAGTTTATGAATATGCTTCAGCAGGTGCAAATAATGGCTCTAGCTTACAGGGATTGGAAAACAACACCCTATGGTGGAATTTAAGTACCTGTTTGAGTATGTTTGCAGGGCGCTACATTCCGATGATGACCATTTTGCTCTTAGCCGAAGGTATGTCTCGTAAACCAACCATACCGGAAACCTTTAGTACGCTCAAAACAGATTCGCTATTATTTACCACTGCCACGGCTGGATTAGTCCTGATTTTGGGAATGTTGGCTTTCTTTCCCGTATTGGCTTTAGGCCCCATTGCCGAGGGTTTTAAACTAGCTTCTGGTAGTTAG